Proteins found in one Amycolatopsis umgeniensis genomic segment:
- a CDS encoding substrate-binding and VWA domain-containing protein, with the protein MVVNPRQSRGGRKVLAFAAAAVVAIGLIIGLRAITSDSGEEAVEAKCTTGDAVKLQVSSSPEKAGVVTEIAKGYSGRTVAGRCVDVMVQSKSSGTAMQALARGWNEAVDGPRPDVWTPAASGWVNLLRQNLTGTDHPALVPEGDPESVANAPLVLAMPKPMAEALGWPGKGIGWKDLAALATDPQGWAKYGHPEWGKFRLGKTNPNISTSGLNATIGAYYAATGTSSDLTANALAKPEARTFVQNVEQAIVHYGDNTLTFLTNLQKADDRGAALSYISAVTVEENSLVGYNQGNPTNDPAKRGQHAPPKVPLVGIYPSDGTLNSDHPFTVLNWTDDIHKQVAADFLTHLRGAEAQQKFSDIGFRTFDGKPGSQTTSENGAQPDAKLNLIRPPSPPVLTEVLKSWKDLRKKANVLLVVDVSGSMGDGVSGTGKNKMDLAKQAAVASLPQFSDADQVGLWMFSTKLDGDKDFRELRPVSPIGGEPGRQELASRLNGLTPQNGTGLYDSSLAAYEFMKQRLDPNAINAVVVLTDGRNEDPGGIDLPNLVGQLRTEGGGEAVRMFTIAYGSDADLNVLKEIAETTQGVGYDSSKPDSIDQVFTAVISNF; encoded by the coding sequence ATGGTCGTGAATCCCCGGCAGTCCCGTGGCGGCCGCAAGGTCCTGGCGTTCGCGGCCGCGGCGGTGGTCGCCATCGGGTTGATCATCGGGCTGCGCGCGATCACGAGCGACTCCGGCGAAGAGGCCGTGGAAGCGAAGTGCACGACAGGTGACGCGGTCAAGTTGCAGGTGTCCTCGTCGCCGGAGAAGGCGGGCGTGGTCACCGAGATCGCCAAGGGCTACAGCGGCCGTACGGTCGCCGGGCGCTGTGTCGACGTGATGGTGCAGTCGAAGTCCTCCGGTACCGCGATGCAGGCGCTCGCGCGCGGCTGGAACGAGGCGGTGGACGGGCCGCGGCCGGACGTCTGGACGCCCGCCGCGTCCGGCTGGGTGAACCTGCTGCGCCAGAACCTCACGGGCACCGATCACCCCGCGCTGGTGCCCGAGGGCGACCCGGAATCGGTCGCGAACGCGCCGCTGGTCCTCGCCATGCCGAAGCCGATGGCCGAAGCGCTCGGCTGGCCCGGCAAGGGCATCGGCTGGAAGGACCTCGCCGCGCTCGCCACGGATCCGCAGGGCTGGGCGAAGTACGGCCATCCGGAATGGGGGAAGTTCCGGCTCGGCAAGACGAATCCGAACATCTCGACGTCGGGCCTCAACGCCACGATCGGCGCCTACTACGCGGCGACGGGCACGTCTTCGGACCTCACCGCGAACGCGCTCGCGAAACCGGAGGCGCGGACGTTCGTGCAGAACGTCGAGCAGGCCATCGTCCACTACGGCGACAACACCCTGACGTTCCTGACGAACCTGCAGAAGGCCGACGACCGCGGTGCCGCGTTGTCGTACATCTCGGCGGTGACGGTCGAGGAGAACTCGCTCGTCGGCTACAACCAGGGCAATCCGACCAACGACCCGGCGAAACGCGGCCAGCACGCGCCGCCGAAGGTGCCGCTCGTCGGGATCTACCCGAGCGACGGCACGCTCAACTCCGATCACCCGTTCACCGTGCTGAACTGGACCGACGACATCCACAAGCAGGTCGCGGCGGACTTCCTCACGCATCTGCGGGGTGCCGAGGCGCAGCAGAAGTTCAGCGACATCGGCTTCCGCACGTTCGACGGGAAGCCCGGTTCGCAGACCACGTCGGAGAACGGCGCCCAGCCCGACGCGAAGCTCAACCTGATCCGCCCGCCGAGCCCGCCGGTGCTGACCGAGGTGCTCAAGTCGTGGAAGGACCTGCGGAAGAAGGCGAACGTGCTGCTGGTCGTCGACGTCTCCGGTTCGATGGGCGACGGTGTCAGCGGGACCGGGAAGAACAAGATGGATCTCGCGAAACAGGCGGCCGTGGCGTCGTTGCCGCAGTTCAGCGACGCGGACCAGGTCGGGCTGTGGATGTTCTCGACGAAACTCGACGGCGACAAGGACTTCCGGGAACTCCGGCCGGTGTCGCCGATCGGCGGTGAGCCGGGCAGGCAGGAGCTGGCGTCGCGGCTGAACGGGCTGACGCCGCAGAACGGAACCGGGCTCTACGACTCGTCGCTCGCGGCCTACGAGTTCATGAAGCAGCGGCTGGATCCGAACGCGATCAACGCCGTCGTCGTGCTCACCGACGGCCGGAACGAGGATCCGGGCGGGATCGACCTGCCCAACCTCGTCGGACAGCTGCGGACCGAGGGCGGCGGCGAGGCGGTGCGGATGTTCACCATCGCCTACGGCTCCGACGCGGACCTGAACGTGCTCAAGGAGATCGCCGAGACCACACAGGGCGTGGGGTACGACTCGTCCAAACCGGACTCGATCGACCAGGTCTTCACCGCCGTGATCTCGAATTTCTGA
- a CDS encoding SigE family RNA polymerase sigma factor has translation MPAELTDFGDFVQASLPGLLRYGHALTGNPHDAADLVQTVLEKIGARWSYVQHKTGDPMAYIRRSMANAHVSRWRRTKRESLVADLPDTQPYSPADPFEHEPLWQALRALPPRQRAVMVLRYYEGLSEAEIADSLGISQGTVKSQASKAITSLRTKLALFEPKVEGREAG, from the coding sequence GTGCCTGCCGAGCTCACCGACTTCGGCGACTTCGTGCAAGCCAGCCTGCCGGGTCTGCTCAGGTACGGTCACGCGCTCACCGGGAACCCGCACGACGCCGCCGACCTCGTCCAGACCGTGCTGGAGAAGATCGGCGCCCGCTGGTCCTACGTCCAGCACAAGACCGGCGACCCGATGGCCTACATCCGCCGTTCGATGGCCAACGCGCACGTCAGCCGCTGGCGCCGGACCAAACGGGAGAGCCTGGTCGCCGACCTGCCGGACACGCAGCCGTACAGTCCGGCCGACCCGTTCGAGCACGAGCCACTGTGGCAAGCGTTACGAGCGCTGCCGCCGAGGCAACGCGCGGTGATGGTCCTGCGTTACTACGAGGGGCTGTCCGAAGCGGAGATCGCGGATTCGCTCGGCATCAGCCAGGGCACCGTCAAGAGCCAGGCGAGCAAGGCGATCACGTCGCTGCGCACGAAGCTCGCGTTGTTCGAGCCCAAGGTCGAAGGGAGGGAAGCGGGATGA
- a CDS encoding arginine deiminase — protein MIDETTPPRVDSEVGPLRAVLLHRPGNELKRLTPRNNDQLLFDSIPWVDRAQEEHDAFAEVLRGRGVEVLLLADALRTALSDTRAHAAGVHAAVDERRLGLDLADSLRSHLSSVSPEVLAEVLMAGMTFEELPAAEGVSLVRLMNHPNDFAVDPLPNLLFTRDSSAWIGNRVAVSSLTMPARVRETAVLDLIYAYHPWFRHAARAYGAHSAPIEGGDVMLLSPGVLAIGVGERTTAAGAESLARSVFADGIAHTVLAVPIQQTRATMHLDTVCTMVAADAVVMYPLSADSLTAFTMRPTDDGSVKVEGPAPFLTAAAEAMGIDRLRVIDTGLDPVTAEREQWDDGNNTLALAPGVVVGYERNVETNARLEEAGIEVLAITGSELGSGRGGPRCMSCPIHRESI, from the coding sequence GTGATTGACGAGACGACTCCACCCCGAGTTGACAGCGAAGTCGGCCCCCTGCGCGCGGTACTGCTGCACCGGCCCGGCAACGAGCTCAAAAGGCTCACGCCTCGCAACAACGACCAGCTCCTGTTCGATTCCATCCCCTGGGTGGACCGCGCGCAGGAGGAGCACGACGCGTTCGCCGAGGTGCTGCGCGGCCGCGGTGTCGAGGTGCTGCTGCTGGCCGACGCGCTGCGCACGGCGCTGTCCGACACCCGCGCCCACGCGGCGGGCGTGCACGCGGCCGTCGACGAGCGGCGACTCGGGCTCGACCTGGCCGATTCGCTCCGCTCCCACCTGTCGAGCGTCTCCCCCGAGGTGCTGGCCGAGGTCCTGATGGCCGGGATGACGTTCGAGGAACTGCCCGCCGCCGAAGGTGTGTCGCTGGTCCGGCTGATGAACCACCCGAACGACTTCGCCGTCGATCCGCTGCCGAACCTGCTGTTCACGCGTGACTCGTCGGCGTGGATCGGGAACCGGGTCGCGGTCTCCTCGCTCACCATGCCCGCCCGTGTCCGCGAGACGGCGGTGCTGGACCTGATCTACGCCTACCACCCGTGGTTCCGTCACGCGGCCCGCGCGTACGGCGCGCATTCGGCGCCGATCGAAGGCGGCGACGTCATGCTGCTTTCGCCGGGCGTGTTGGCGATCGGCGTCGGCGAGCGGACCACCGCGGCGGGCGCGGAGTCACTGGCGCGGTCGGTGTTCGCCGACGGGATCGCGCACACCGTGCTCGCCGTCCCGATCCAGCAGACCCGCGCGACCATGCATCTGGACACCGTCTGCACGATGGTCGCCGCCGACGCCGTCGTCATGTACCCGCTTTCGGCCGATTCACTGACCGCGTTCACCATGCGGCCCACCGACGACGGTTCCGTGAAGGTGGAAGGTCCGGCCCCATTCCTCACCGCGGCCGCCGAGGCAATGGGAATCGACCGGCTCCGCGTCATCGACACCGGACTCGACCCGGTCACCGCGGAACGCGAGCAATGGGACGACGGGAACAACACACTCGCGCTCGCCCCGGGCGTCGTCGTCGGGTATGAACGCAATGTGGAAACCAACGCCCGCTTGGAAGAGGCCGGTATCGAGGTGCTGGCCATCACCGGCTCCGAGCTGGGCTCCGGCCGCGGCGGGCCGCGCTGCATGTCGTGCCCGATCCACCGCGAAAGCATCTGA
- a CDS encoding DUF2470 domain-containing protein — translation MTTPTSIRRPPAPNPAERAKTIATRNGPATLMPTAEQRDQPGQYGRVIPELHHVHTSGSVSILLPDEHHLVKRSHEAQRGELAVMVELTDQAPVDLREPIRGLLWITGWLRPLSEVSARARAVSIAETRPDERLLDVGHGLTLLRLTPASLVLADAEGTHSLRPHMFSAAPPDPFHDYEAAWLRHLETDHADVVQQLAKHVPAELRGGWIRPLGLDRYGLRLRVEADSGDHDVRLAFSRPVEGPPQLAGEIRRLVGCPFFSQG, via the coding sequence GTGACCACACCGACGTCCATTCGCCGCCCGCCGGCGCCGAACCCCGCGGAACGCGCGAAGACGATCGCCACCCGCAACGGGCCGGCGACGCTGATGCCGACCGCCGAGCAGCGTGACCAGCCAGGACAGTACGGCCGCGTCATCCCCGAGCTGCACCACGTGCACACGAGCGGCAGCGTCAGCATCCTGCTGCCGGACGAGCACCACCTGGTGAAACGCTCGCACGAAGCGCAGCGCGGCGAACTCGCGGTGATGGTCGAGCTGACCGATCAGGCGCCCGTCGACCTGCGCGAACCCATCCGCGGGTTGCTGTGGATCACGGGCTGGCTCCGCCCGCTCTCCGAGGTCTCGGCCCGCGCCCGCGCGGTCTCCATCGCCGAAACCCGGCCGGACGAGCGGCTGCTGGACGTCGGGCACGGCCTGACCCTGCTGAGGCTGACCCCGGCGTCGCTGGTGCTCGCGGACGCCGAGGGCACGCACTCGCTGCGGCCGCACATGTTCAGCGCCGCGCCGCCGGACCCGTTCCACGACTACGAAGCCGCGTGGCTGCGGCATCTGGAGACCGACCACGCCGACGTCGTCCAGCAGCTCGCCAAACACGTGCCCGCCGAACTGCGCGGCGGCTGGATCCGGCCGCTCGGGCTGGACCGGTACGGCCTGCGGCTGCGGGTCGAGGCCGACTCCGGCGACCACGACGTCCGGCTCGCGTTCTCACGTCCGGTCGAAGGGCCGCCGCAGCTCGCCGGTGAGATCCGCAGGCTGGTCGGCTGCCCGTTCTTTTCGCAGGGCTAG
- a CDS encoding DUF5926 family protein: protein MGKGSRKKGPKTTSDRKPKVRDVFVGQPFEGLAAETELIALREFVPSATAALTLAGSGEKVTLGTVLPMAAAAFVRSDGERYVGMQVQTRSSDISRDLGRALQWVLEAKEGDVLSVPDTTTPPTADEKARLQDLLETSVELDATLYNDFAWWLPEDADASGDVALSLERANAAIMPTERLGAGAYWVLAGEKAHLRWVRPEPENLLLQALARLSAAGELGLGEGSRYAGSFRAHGLLVPVWDLDPEAHAREWADAKDQLGVRLDAALKSLDTEPLNATERRSRDGLIGRQLTIR from the coding sequence GTGGGCAAGGGTTCGCGCAAGAAGGGTCCCAAGACGACTTCGGACCGTAAGCCGAAGGTGCGCGACGTCTTCGTCGGCCAGCCCTTCGAGGGACTCGCGGCGGAGACCGAACTGATCGCGCTGCGCGAGTTCGTCCCCTCGGCGACGGCGGCGCTCACGCTGGCGGGCTCCGGCGAGAAGGTCACCCTCGGCACGGTGCTGCCGATGGCGGCGGCCGCGTTCGTCCGGTCCGACGGCGAGCGCTATGTCGGGATGCAGGTGCAGACCCGGTCCTCGGACATCAGCCGCGACCTCGGCCGGGCGCTCCAGTGGGTGCTGGAAGCCAAGGAGGGTGACGTCCTGTCCGTACCGGACACCACGACGCCGCCCACCGCCGACGAGAAGGCCCGCCTGCAGGACCTGCTCGAAACGAGCGTCGAACTCGACGCCACGCTCTACAACGACTTCGCCTGGTGGCTGCCCGAGGACGCCGACGCGAGCGGCGACGTCGCGCTGTCCCTCGAGCGCGCGAACGCGGCGATCATGCCGACCGAACGCCTCGGAGCGGGTGCGTACTGGGTGCTCGCCGGTGAGAAGGCGCACCTGCGCTGGGTCCGCCCGGAGCCGGAGAACCTGCTGCTGCAAGCGCTTGCGCGACTGTCCGCGGCCGGTGAGCTCGGCCTCGGCGAGGGCTCCCGCTACGCCGGTTCGTTCCGCGCGCACGGGTTGCTCGTCCCGGTGTGGGACCTCGACCCCGAGGCCCACGCCCGCGAGTGGGCCGACGCGAAGGACCAGCTCGGCGTCCGGCTCGACGCCGCGCTGAAGTCCCTCGACACCGAGCCGCTCAACGCCACCGAGCGCCGCTCGCGCGACGGCCTGATCGGCCGCCAGCTCACCATCCGCTGA
- a CDS encoding ferritin, producing the protein MALIKKQPRSKFYELLQAQIHNEFNASQQYIALAVWFDAEDLPQLAKHFYKQSVEERNHAMALVQYMLDTDHHVEIPGTGDVRNTFSDVTELIELALQQEKDVATDIQQLAKAARAEEDYIGEQFTQWFLKEQVEEISQMSTLLNIVKRANGNLFEVENHLHRESVGDGGADSGMPPVAGGAL; encoded by the coding sequence ATGGCCCTCATCAAGAAGCAACCGCGCTCGAAGTTCTACGAACTGCTGCAGGCGCAGATCCACAACGAGTTCAACGCCTCCCAGCAGTACATCGCGCTGGCGGTCTGGTTCGACGCCGAGGACCTGCCGCAGCTCGCGAAGCACTTCTACAAGCAGTCCGTCGAAGAGCGGAACCACGCGATGGCGCTGGTCCAGTACATGCTGGACACCGACCACCACGTGGAGATCCCCGGCACCGGCGACGTGCGCAACACCTTCTCCGACGTCACCGAGCTCATCGAGCTCGCGCTGCAGCAGGAAAAGGACGTCGCGACCGACATCCAGCAGCTGGCCAAGGCCGCCCGCGCCGAAGAGGACTACATCGGCGAGCAGTTCACGCAGTGGTTCCTCAAGGAGCAGGTCGAAGAGATCTCCCAGATGTCCACGCTGCTCAACATCGTCAAACGCGCCAACGGCAACCTGTTCGAGGTGGAGAACCACCTGCACCGCGAGTCCGTCGGGGACGGCGGCGCCGACTCGGGGATGCCCCCGGTCGCGGGCGGCGCGCTCTGA
- a CDS encoding homogentisate 1,2-dioxygenase produces the protein MPYYRQVGEIPHKRHTAFRKPDGGLYAEELMGVEGFSADSALLYHRGLPTAIVDAVAVEDERGPITPNHPLKPRAFKTQDLKFGDADAVTDRRRLFGNADVTIGFVHATRPSPLYRNAAGDELFYVQGGSATVETIYGSLEIGDGDYLVIPTSCTYRVLPHDDGVKLLTLEARGHIGPPKRYLSAKGQFLEHSPYCERDIRGPSEPLVADGTDVEVLVRHRAGLTRYTYATHPFDVVGWDGCLYPWVFNIDDFEPITGRVHQPPPVHQTFEGPNFVVCSFCPRKVDYHPESIPVPYNHANVDSDELMFYVRGNYEARKGSGIEVGSLSLHPSGFTHGPQPGAAEASIGAQFFDETAVMVDTFAPLDLGEAADASEDDRYAWTWSGRGPGA, from the coding sequence ATGCCTTACTACCGGCAGGTAGGCGAGATCCCGCACAAGCGCCACACGGCGTTCCGCAAGCCCGACGGTGGCCTGTACGCCGAGGAACTGATGGGTGTCGAGGGCTTCTCGGCGGACTCCGCGTTGCTCTATCACCGCGGGCTGCCCACCGCGATCGTCGACGCCGTCGCGGTCGAGGACGAACGCGGCCCGATCACCCCGAACCACCCGCTCAAGCCTCGCGCCTTCAAGACCCAGGACCTCAAGTTCGGCGACGCCGACGCGGTCACCGACCGGCGGCGGCTGTTCGGCAACGCCGACGTCACCATCGGTTTCGTCCACGCGACGCGGCCTTCGCCGCTGTACCGCAACGCGGCGGGCGACGAGCTCTTCTACGTCCAGGGCGGCAGCGCGACCGTCGAGACGATCTACGGCTCCCTGGAGATCGGCGACGGCGACTACCTGGTCATCCCGACCTCGTGCACCTATCGCGTGCTCCCGCACGACGACGGAGTCAAGCTGCTGACCCTCGAGGCGCGCGGCCACATCGGTCCGCCGAAGCGGTACCTGTCGGCGAAGGGCCAGTTCCTGGAGCACTCGCCGTACTGCGAACGCGACATCCGCGGCCCGTCCGAGCCGCTGGTCGCCGACGGCACCGACGTCGAGGTCCTCGTGCGGCACCGCGCCGGCCTGACGCGCTACACCTACGCGACCCACCCGTTCGACGTCGTCGGCTGGGACGGCTGCCTGTACCCGTGGGTGTTCAACATCGACGACTTCGAGCCGATCACCGGCCGCGTGCACCAGCCGCCGCCCGTGCACCAGACGTTCGAGGGCCCGAACTTCGTGGTCTGCTCGTTCTGCCCGCGCAAGGTCGACTACCACCCCGAGTCGATCCCGGTGCCGTACAACCACGCGAACGTCGACTCCGACGAGCTGATGTTCTACGTCCGAGGGAACTACGAGGCGCGCAAGGGCTCCGGGATCGAGGTCGGCTCGCTCTCGCTGCACCCGTCCGGCTTCACGCACGGGCCGCAGCCCGGGGCGGCGGAGGCGTCGATCGGCGCGCAGTTCTTCGACGAGACCGCGGTCATGGTGGACACCTTCGCGCCGCTGGATCTCGGCGAGGCGGCCGACGCGTCGGAAGACGACCGTTACGCGTGGACCTGGTCGGGCCGGGGGCCCGGCGCCTGA
- a CDS encoding IclR family transcriptional regulator domain-containing protein produces MTREGSLTLDRGLALLQAVADAGGEAATISELAVAIGASRAAVYRLLVPLSERGLVWRDGNKVRLGVGLLRLAGQVLPQLREAARPVLRELAEKVGATAHLSVAQGDQAQAVAVVEPTWTSFHVAYRVGTRHPLSAGAAGKAMTLRPGGEGWVTSSGELEAGASGVAAPVRGVPGLKASLGVVSLEPLDASVVGPAVVGAAQRLAEVLKQPE; encoded by the coding sequence GTGACTCGCGAAGGGTCGCTGACCCTGGACAGAGGGCTCGCGCTGCTGCAAGCGGTAGCGGACGCCGGTGGCGAGGCGGCGACGATCTCCGAGCTCGCCGTCGCCATCGGCGCGAGCCGGGCCGCCGTCTACCGGCTGCTCGTCCCGCTGTCCGAACGCGGCCTGGTGTGGCGCGACGGCAACAAGGTGCGGCTGGGTGTCGGCCTGCTCCGGCTCGCCGGGCAGGTCCTCCCGCAGCTGCGGGAGGCGGCCAGGCCGGTCCTGCGCGAGCTGGCGGAGAAGGTCGGCGCGACGGCGCATCTGTCGGTCGCGCAGGGGGATCAGGCACAGGCCGTCGCGGTTGTCGAGCCGACGTGGACGAGCTTCCACGTCGCCTACCGCGTCGGCACGCGTCATCCGCTGTCCGCCGGCGCGGCGGGCAAGGCGATGACGCTGCGCCCCGGTGGCGAAGGCTGGGTGACGTCGTCCGGTGAACTGGAGGCCGGCGCGTCCGGGGTGGCCGCGCCCGTGCGCGGGGTGCCGGGTTTGAAGGCCAGCCTCGGCGTCGTGTCGCTCGAGCCGCTGGACGCCTCCGTGGTGGGGCCCGCGGTCGTGGGGGCCGCTCAGCGCCTCGCCGAGGTGCTGAAGCAGCCCGAGTAG
- a CDS encoding CPBP family intramembrane glutamic endopeptidase produces the protein MSWLRPERPALPEFVEDPARRRAIVIELVVVFGITLGLSGLRSLLSLVDSLLQPVPLAQQQAQLNVPQATLSLVDLLKQVLSAGQLVGWGALGLYLLWRGGMKLAQIGLDRRRPGRDVLHGLLLAAVIGIPGLGLYFLSYSLGFSLSVQPSTLGETWWRPITLTLSAFGNAFAEEVLVVAYLLTRLRQLGLRENTSLVASSVLRGSYHLYQGFGGFVGNVVMGLVFGRLWQKTNRLWPLIAAHTALDFVSFVGYALLKGRVSWLP, from the coding sequence ATGAGCTGGCTGCGTCCCGAACGCCCGGCGCTGCCGGAATTCGTGGAAGACCCGGCGCGCCGCCGCGCGATCGTCATCGAACTGGTCGTCGTCTTCGGAATCACCCTTGGCCTGTCCGGGCTGCGGAGCCTGCTGTCCCTTGTGGACTCGCTGTTGCAGCCCGTCCCGCTGGCGCAGCAACAGGCCCAGCTCAACGTCCCCCAGGCGACGCTGAGCCTGGTCGATCTGCTCAAGCAGGTCCTCAGCGCGGGCCAGCTGGTCGGCTGGGGCGCGCTCGGGCTGTACCTGCTGTGGCGTGGCGGGATGAAGCTCGCGCAGATCGGGCTGGACCGCCGTCGCCCCGGCCGCGACGTCCTCCACGGTCTCCTGCTCGCCGCGGTGATCGGGATTCCGGGGCTGGGACTGTATTTCCTCTCCTACAGCCTCGGGTTCAGCCTGTCGGTGCAACCGTCCACTTTGGGCGAAACGTGGTGGCGCCCGATCACGCTGACGTTGTCGGCGTTCGGGAACGCGTTCGCCGAAGAGGTGCTCGTCGTCGCGTATCTGCTGACCCGGTTGCGGCAACTCGGACTGCGCGAGAACACGTCGCTCGTCGCCTCGTCGGTGCTTCGCGGTTCCTATCACCTGTATCAGGGATTCGGCGGTTTCGTCGGCAACGTGGTGATGGGCCTGGTGTTCGGCAGGCTGTGGCAGAAGACGAACCGGCTGTGGCCGCTGATCGCCGCGCACACCGCGCTCGACTTCGTCTCTTTCGTCGGATACGCGCTGCTCAAGGGGCGAGTTTCCTGGCTCCCCTAG
- a CDS encoding cytochrome P450 has product MFDLADPAFLANPYPYFADLRERGEVHRHDGLGIAVTVSHAASAAVLRHRGLGRIWQDALPVERFASFNLLHRNSLLENEPPAHTRLRRVIAGAFGRGHVQRLRPMVGELADRMVGDLAAEIAETGSADLLAHLAQPLPVAVIAELLGVPVEDGPRMVTLSNHIVKMYEYGLAEEKRDAAETAAAEFVEYLRGVAKQRAASPGDDIVSDLLRSELTEDELVATAVLLLMAGHEATVNVIGNGVNALLTHRDQWERLVASPDLLDPCVEELIRFDSPLQLFERTATADVEIAGFRVAEGEKIGALLGAAARDPKVFDRPDTLDIGRTPNAHLGFGMGIHYCVGAPLARVEIAAALTALTTKLPGLKLAETPEQRPEFVIRGLRSLSVTTG; this is encoded by the coding sequence GTGTTCGACCTCGCCGATCCGGCTTTCCTCGCGAATCCGTATCCGTACTTCGCCGACCTCCGCGAGCGCGGCGAAGTCCACCGGCACGACGGCCTCGGCATCGCCGTGACGGTGTCGCACGCGGCGTCGGCCGCCGTCCTGCGGCATCGCGGGCTCGGCCGGATCTGGCAGGACGCGCTGCCGGTGGAGCGGTTCGCGTCGTTCAACCTGCTGCACCGCAACTCGCTGCTGGAGAACGAGCCGCCCGCCCACACCCGGCTCCGGCGGGTGATCGCGGGCGCTTTCGGCCGCGGGCACGTCCAGCGGCTGCGGCCGATGGTCGGCGAACTCGCGGACCGCATGGTCGGCGACCTCGCCGCCGAGATCGCCGAAACCGGCTCGGCCGATCTGCTGGCGCATCTCGCGCAGCCGCTGCCGGTCGCGGTCATCGCGGAACTCCTGGGCGTCCCGGTCGAGGACGGGCCGCGCATGGTGACCCTCTCGAACCACATCGTGAAGATGTACGAGTACGGGTTAGCCGAAGAGAAGCGCGACGCCGCCGAAACCGCGGCCGCGGAGTTCGTCGAGTACCTGCGTGGCGTCGCGAAGCAGCGCGCGGCCTCCCCTGGCGATGACATCGTCAGCGATCTCCTGCGCAGCGAACTCACCGAGGACGAATTGGTCGCGACAGCGGTCCTGCTCCTGATGGCCGGGCACGAGGCGACGGTGAACGTCATCGGGAACGGCGTCAACGCGCTGTTGACCCATCGCGACCAGTGGGAGCGGCTGGTGGCCTCCCCTGATCTCCTGGACCCGTGCGTCGAGGAGCTGATCCGCTTCGACTCGCCGCTCCAGCTCTTCGAACGGACGGCGACCGCCGACGTCGAGATCGCCGGGTTCCGGGTGGCCGAGGGCGAGAAGATCGGCGCGCTCCTCGGCGCCGCCGCACGGGATCCGAAGGTGTTCGACCGGCCCGACACCCTCGACATCGGCCGCACGCCGAACGCGCACCTCGGCTTCGGCATGGGGATCCACTACTGCGTCGGCGCCCCGCTCGCGCGGGTGGAGATCGCGGCCGCGCTGACCGCGCTGACCACAAAGCTGCCGGGACTGAAGCTCGCGGAGACTCCGGAGCAGCGGCCGGAGTTCGTGATCCGCGGCCTGCGGTCGCTCTCGGTCACCACGGGCTAG
- a CDS encoding PPOX class F420-dependent oxidoreductase has translation MPRSIATNETVDRAALVDFLSTRHRAILMTAKADGGPQLSPVTCGVDGEGRLVISTYPKRAKVVNVRREPKVSACVLSDEWNGQWVQLNGTAEVLDLPDSVEPLVDYFRAISGEHPDWDEYREAMVKQGKSIIRVTIDSWGPIAKGGFPAELA, from the coding sequence ATGCCAAGGAGCATCGCGACCAACGAAACCGTCGACCGTGCCGCGCTCGTCGACTTCCTGTCCACCCGCCATCGGGCCATCCTGATGACCGCCAAGGCCGACGGCGGCCCGCAGCTCTCGCCCGTGACCTGCGGCGTCGACGGCGAAGGCCGTCTGGTCATCTCCACGTATCCGAAGCGCGCGAAGGTCGTCAACGTCCGGCGCGAGCCGAAGGTGTCCGCCTGTGTCCTTTCCGACGAGTGGAACGGCCAGTGGGTGCAGCTGAACGGCACCGCCGAGGTGCTCGACCTCCCCGACTCGGTCGAGCCGCTGGTCGACTACTTCCGGGCGATCTCGGGTGAGCACCCCGACTGGGACGAGTACCGCGAAGCGATGGTGAAGCAGGGCAAGAGCATCATCCGCGTCACCATCGACTCGTGGGGCCCGATCGCCAAGGGCGGTTTCCCGGCGGAACTCGCCTAG
- a CDS encoding DUF952 domain-containing protein gives MILHICTEDEWAAVPEGGVYTAASLDSDGFIHCSDPGTAHIPANAVFPGRTDLVLLEIDPALVGAPVVWEDGDPPHPAGVQFPHVYGPIPRNAVVAVHEFPVRGDGSFRIPESLSRR, from the coding sequence GTGATCCTTCATATCTGCACCGAGGACGAGTGGGCGGCGGTGCCCGAAGGCGGCGTCTACACCGCGGCGTCGCTCGATTCCGACGGCTTCATCCACTGCTCGGACCCGGGAACGGCGCATATCCCGGCCAACGCCGTGTTCCCCGGCCGCACCGATCTGGTGCTGCTGGAGATCGACCCGGCGCTCGTCGGCGCGCCCGTCGTCTGGGAGGACGGCGACCCGCCGCATCCGGCCGGTGTCCAGTTCCCCCATGTGTACGGTCCGATACCCCGTAACGCCGTGGTGGCCGTTCACGAATTCCCTGTTCGAGGGGACGGTTCGTTCAGAATTCCCGAGTCCTTGTCGAGACGTTGA